In the Leptolyngbya sp. SIO1E4 genome, one interval contains:
- a CDS encoding TRAP transporter substrate-binding protein: MKRRNFLTSATVGAATTTAIAACGQSTSNSGPAVQTDETKAVDWRMASSYTPSLDTVYGGSEVFVERVSELTNGKFTISLSAAGELVPGLEVLDAVQQGTVQAGHTNSYYYRGKNEALAFDTAVPFGFNYRQQNAWLYQGGGLELIHEVLSDFNIISFPAGNSGTQMGGWWKQEINSVADLQGLNMRIPGLGGLVLERLGVNVQNLPGGEIFQALQLGTIDAAEWVGPYDDEKLGLHKAAQIYYYPGWWEPGSQYSLYFNLDAWNDLPTSYQQALRTAASETHLNIMARYDSLNPGALASLLEQGVQLTRFSEEVMASAQQAAFELYEELAAENASYRKVFDGWKAFRENSNRWFSTSELGFTDFAFSQET; this comes from the coding sequence ATGAAGCGTAGAAATTTTTTGACGAGTGCGACAGTAGGTGCTGCTACAACGACCGCGATCGCTGCCTGTGGTCAATCCACCTCTAACAGTGGCCCCGCTGTGCAGACGGATGAGACTAAAGCAGTTGACTGGCGCATGGCATCGAGCTACACCCCTAGCTTGGACACGGTCTATGGTGGTAGTGAGGTGTTTGTCGAGCGGGTTAGTGAGTTAACCAACGGCAAGTTTACGATCTCACTCTCGGCTGCGGGTGAACTGGTTCCTGGCTTAGAAGTGCTGGACGCCGTTCAGCAAGGCACCGTGCAAGCAGGGCATACCAACTCCTACTACTATCGAGGCAAAAATGAAGCGCTGGCCTTCGATACCGCTGTTCCTTTTGGCTTTAACTATCGCCAGCAAAATGCCTGGCTGTATCAAGGGGGAGGGCTAGAGCTGATTCACGAAGTCCTCTCTGACTTCAACATTATTAGTTTCCCGGCGGGCAACTCCGGAACTCAAATGGGGGGCTGGTGGAAACAAGAGATCAACTCCGTCGCTGATCTCCAGGGGCTGAATATGCGCATTCCGGGTTTGGGAGGGCTGGTGTTAGAGCGCCTGGGGGTCAATGTGCAGAACCTGCCAGGGGGTGAAATTTTCCAAGCGCTACAGTTGGGCACCATTGATGCCGCTGAATGGGTTGGCCCCTACGACGATGAAAAACTTGGCCTGCATAAAGCCGCTCAGATTTACTACTATCCCGGTTGGTGGGAGCCGGGTTCTCAATATTCCTTATATTTCAACCTGGATGCCTGGAACGATTTGCCTACGTCTTATCAGCAAGCCTTAAGGACTGCCGCCAGCGAAACCCATCTAAATATCATGGCGCGTTATGATTCCCTGAACCCTGGGGCACTGGCTAGCTTGCTGGAGCAAGGGGTGCAGCTGACTCGATTCTCAGAGGAAGTTATGGCTTCGGCTCAACAGGCAGCGTTTGAACTCTATGAAGAACTCGCTGCTGAGAACGCGTCTTACCGTAAGGTGTTTGACGGCTGGAAGGCATTTCGAGAAAACTCTAACCGCTGGTTCTCTACTTCAGAGTTAGGGTTCACTGATTTTGCCTTTTCTCAAGAGACTTAG
- a CDS encoding methyltransferase domain-containing protein: protein MNFFFLLKLLFGLSAVGIVAYLLTARRYQSSDTVASSYDQWTEDGILEFYWGEHIHLGHYGSPPRRKAFIPAKIDFVHEMVRWGGLDKLPPGTTLLDVGCGIGGSSRILARDYGFSVTGVTISPQQVKRAQALTPEGVSAQFQVDDAMALSFPDASFDVVWSVEAGPHMPDKAVFARELLRVLKPGGTLVVADWNQRDDRQQPLNFWERPVMQQLLDQWSHPAFASIEGFSEQLVETGLVDGDVITADWTQQTLPSWLDSIWQGVIRPQGFLRDGLNGFIKSVREVPTILLMRLAFGSGLCRFGMFRAQRANGVPQSADSVATETAPV, encoded by the coding sequence ATGAATTTCTTTTTCTTGCTTAAGCTTCTCTTTGGGCTGTCAGCTGTCGGCATTGTGGCGTACCTCCTCACCGCTCGCCGCTATCAATCTTCAGACACCGTTGCCAGCTCTTACGACCAGTGGACTGAAGACGGCATTTTAGAGTTTTATTGGGGCGAACATATTCATTTAGGGCACTACGGATCACCACCCCGACGGAAGGCATTTATTCCTGCCAAGATTGACTTTGTCCATGAGATGGTGCGCTGGGGTGGCTTAGACAAGTTGCCACCGGGCACAACTCTGCTAGACGTGGGCTGCGGAATTGGCGGCAGCAGTCGTATTCTGGCGCGAGACTATGGGTTCTCTGTGACCGGAGTTACCATCAGCCCCCAGCAGGTAAAGCGGGCCCAGGCATTAACCCCAGAAGGGGTGAGCGCTCAATTTCAGGTCGATGATGCCATGGCCCTGTCTTTTCCAGATGCAAGTTTTGATGTGGTTTGGTCGGTAGAAGCTGGACCCCATATGCCTGACAAAGCCGTTTTCGCCAGAGAGCTGCTGCGGGTGCTCAAGCCGGGTGGCACGCTGGTGGTAGCAGATTGGAACCAGCGAGACGATCGCCAGCAGCCCCTCAATTTTTGGGAGCGCCCTGTTATGCAGCAACTTCTGGATCAATGGTCTCACCCCGCCTTTGCCAGCATTGAAGGATTCTCTGAGCAGTTAGTAGAAACAGGCCTAGTAGATGGCGACGTCATCACCGCCGACTGGACGCAACAAACGCTGCCTTCCTGGCTTGATTCCATTTGGCAGGGGGTCATTCGCCCCCAAGGATTTCTCCGAGATGGGCTGAATGGGTTTATTAAATCTGTGCGCGAAGTCCCCACTATCCTGTTGATGCGGTTGGCTTTTGGTTCGGGGCTTTGTCGGTTTGGCATGTTCCGCGCGCAGCGGGCAAACGGGGTGCCTCAATCAGCAGACTCCGTCGCCACTGAGACAGCCCCCGTCTAA
- a CDS encoding purine permease: MDDGNRLTTGKQVIEPAEDALVSDVSRSDLIYGLEDRPPKWEAFFAAIQHVLASFVGIITPSLIVSGALGLAPADASFIVSMSLFVSGIATFIQAKRIGPVGSGLLSVQGTSFAFIGPILAAGGGAIAAGGSATEALGLIFGLCFLGSFVEIIFSRFIHLAQQIITPLVTGIVVTLIGLTLINVGITSIGGGFPAREAGTFGSLANLGVGTLVLLIIVILNSTRSPLLRMSSIVIGLIVGYLVAWPLGMVSFDNLSGLPLLALPLPFQFGFGFNFAAFIPFAFLYLITTIESIGDLTATSLLTGQPIVGETYIKRIKGGVLGDGLNSLIAACFNTFPNTTFSQNNGVIQLTGIGSRYVGYFIAGILVLLGIFPVVGGVFQAMPQPVLGGATLVMFGTVAAAGIKILSCVNFTKRASIITAVSLGIGLGVTFVPDILNNLPILVKNIFSSGISAGGVTALVLNMVLPGPRE; this comes from the coding sequence ATGGATGACGGAAATCGGCTAACGACGGGTAAGCAGGTCATTGAGCCTGCTGAAGATGCGCTGGTGAGCGATGTCTCCAGAAGCGATCTCATTTATGGATTAGAAGATCGCCCCCCTAAGTGGGAAGCTTTCTTTGCCGCAATTCAGCATGTGCTGGCCAGTTTTGTTGGCATCATCACCCCATCGCTCATCGTCTCCGGGGCCTTGGGGTTAGCACCGGCTGATGCCTCTTTTATCGTCAGCATGTCTTTGTTTGTCTCAGGCATTGCGACCTTTATTCAGGCGAAGCGTATTGGCCCCGTAGGATCGGGGTTGTTGAGTGTTCAGGGCACCAGTTTTGCTTTTATTGGCCCTATTTTGGCCGCCGGAGGGGGGGCGATCGCGGCAGGCGGCTCTGCCACCGAGGCATTAGGGCTGATCTTTGGGCTCTGTTTCCTGGGCTCGTTTGTTGAAATCATTTTTAGTCGCTTCATCCACCTGGCCCAGCAGATTATTACGCCTCTAGTGACGGGCATCGTGGTTACCCTCATCGGCTTAACTTTGATCAACGTGGGCATTACCAGTATTGGCGGAGGGTTTCCGGCGAGAGAAGCAGGCACCTTTGGCAGCCTGGCTAATCTGGGTGTGGGGACTTTGGTGCTCCTGATAATCGTGATTCTCAACAGCACCCGCAGCCCCCTGCTGCGCATGTCGTCCATTGTGATTGGGCTGATCGTGGGCTATCTGGTCGCGTGGCCGTTGGGGATGGTGTCTTTCGATAACCTGAGTGGGCTCCCGCTGCTGGCACTGCCCCTGCCCTTTCAGTTTGGCTTTGGCTTTAATTTCGCGGCGTTTATTCCCTTTGCATTTTTGTACCTGATCACCACCATTGAGTCCATCGGAGACCTGACGGCCACCTCGTTGTTGACGGGGCAACCCATCGTGGGCGAAACCTACATCAAACGCATTAAAGGAGGGGTCTTGGGAGATGGGCTCAATTCTTTAATTGCGGCTTGTTTTAACACCTTTCCCAATACCACGTTCAGCCAAAACAACGGAGTTATTCAGCTGACAGGCATTGGCAGTCGCTATGTGGGCTACTTCATTGCAGGCATTTTAGTTCTATTGGGGATTTTTCCCGTGGTGGGAGGGGTGTTTCAGGCAATGCCCCAGCCCGTTTTGGGGGGGGCTACCCTGGTGATGTTTGGCACCGTGGCTGCTGCGGGGATTAAGATTCTCTCCTGTGTCAATTTCACCAAACGGGCCTCCATCATCACGGCCGTCTCCCTTGGCATTGGTCTGGGGGTGACTTTTGTGCCCGACATTCTCAATAATTTGCCTATTTTGGTCAAAAATATTTTTTCCTCAGGCATTTCTGCTGGAGGGGTAACTGCCCTGGTGCTGAATATGGTGCTGCCGGGACCCCGAGAATAA